A window from Chaetodon trifascialis isolate fChaTrf1 chromosome 5, fChaTrf1.hap1, whole genome shotgun sequence encodes these proteins:
- the LOC139330840 gene encoding putative methyltransferase NSUN7: MGHSSHEVSERKHNSKKMVKNKNIGLRPSCSSTCKTKKAAAQIASSKGQTPLDDPVDITAISPELQTTSQGQLGFPDRVYLLASVIFQNNHLEKPAAHRLVNYGKERGLQLPEIKDEVMQRTSYELAFNTLKYQELLEDIMIESCFYLSQTMPDDQMSLVAVMLYDFQDRKFVPRERKGEDEIIQRVRDVESYLLRFKTKLAASLARCRIKHDLLSIECILPESVKMKQERSSSLPLYAWVNTLKSSLDEVQRVLKSAGFSQVKSVGQLEGQTFCQDLHCGDILVLPAQLKAQLNSTKLLSDHKLIIQDKSCSLGPNAVCSLLPEEGDVLMVGCFSGFTVSHTASLIAGKHEANGNNQPTVYVCVGDRTNGQREELQQVIAAMGCKNVKLIPEDFQSLDKRGDKRLQRVRVILLTPKCSVSAISNPVEFILRENGDTDLLQDLSQGSIAQSKLQTLVAQQRKDIDHALKFPRVLAVVYSTCSSYPEENEVVVSRALEQAKVQSEQEGDPKQANFRLSPSPFSILDHAEGPEEIDPFFMLESSEKSNGCFLAVLKREPEPVVKEAPHVVLVRANAKGILDRIGSKQHTRKEQRGHTNKMTKPSQAHASVSIQSRNQGTKGSNGTTLCGHLEFTNRQQSSQGQAKALRLQALKNTVSSSFSSSKPDSTPKKSISPVFNITTSTSTLLPPPPPATPLAPLVRPRRVHQEVLKPVVLVLPPVHFPSFFPPQHSRTRFSPSFNYNKWRSPAQTVPPSRSSLLKDAMVKSRPLF, encoded by the exons ATGGGACACTCTTCTCATGAG gtgtcagagagaaaacacaactcTAAGAAGatggtgaaaaataaaaatattggaCTGCGTCCCAGTTGCTCTTCCACATGCAAGACAAAAAAGGCTGCCGCCCAGATTGCAAGCAGCAAGGGCCAGACTCCTCTGGATGACCCCGTCGACATCACTGCCATTTCTCCAGAGCTCCAGACCACCAGCCAGGGTCAGCTGGGCTTTCCAGACAGGGTTTACCTGCTAGCGTCAGTCATCTTCCAGAATAACCACCTGGAGAAGCCTGCTGCCCACCGTTTGGTGAATTATGGCAAAGAGAGAGGGCTCCAGTTACCTGAAATCAAAGATGAGGTCATGCAACGTACATCTTATGAGCTGGCCTTCAATACACTTAAAT ATcaagagctgctggaggacatCATGATTGAAAGCTGCTTTTACCTAAGTCAGACAATG CCAGATGATCAGATGAGCCTTGTTGCCGTCATGCTGTATGACTTCCAGGATAGAAAGTTTGTCCCACGGGAACGCAAAGGCGAGGATGAGATCATACAGCGAGTTAGAGATGTAGAGAGCTACCTCCTCAG GTTTAAAACCAAGCTGGCAGCCTCTCTGGCCCGCTGCAGGATCAAACATGATCTCTTGTCCATTGAGTGTATCCTGCCGGAGAGTGTGAAGATGAAGCAGGAGAGATCAAGTAGCCTTCCACTTTACGCATGGGTCAACACACTAAAGAGCAG CCTTGATGAGGTCCAACGTGTGCTCAAGAGTGCGGGCTTCTCACAGGTTAAATCAGTTGGACAGCTGGAGGGCCAGACCTTCTGCCAGGATCTCCACTGTGGGGATATACTGGTGCTCCCTGCTCAGCTGAAGGCTCAGCTGAACTCCACTAAGCTGCTGAGTGACCACAAACTCATCATCCAG GATAAATCTTGTAGCCTGGGACCAAATGCAGTGTGCTCCTTGCTACCAGAGGAAGGAGATGTTCTTATGGTGGGCTGCTTCTCTGGCTTCACTGTCTCCCACACTGCCTCCCTAATTGCAGGGAAACATGAAGCCAACGGCAACAACCAGCCCACAGTCTACGTTTGTGTCGGTGACCGTACAAACGGTCAgagggaggagctgcagcaggtcaTCGCCGCCATGGGCTGCAAGA ATGTGAAGCTGATACCAGAGGACTTCCAGTCGCTGGACAAGCGTGGTGACAAGCGACTTCAGAGGGTGCGTGTCATCCTGTTGACCCCCAAGTGTTCTGTGTCCGCAATCAGTAACCCAGTCGAATTCATACTGCGAGAGAATGGAG acactgacctgctgcaggACTTGTCCCAGGGCTCTATAGCCCAGAGCAAACTGCAGACTCTGGTagctcagcagaggaaagatATTGATCACGCCTTGAAGT TCCCTAGGGTTTTGGCAGTGGTATACTCTACCTGTTCATCATACCCAGAGGAGAATGAGGTGGTGGTGAGCAGAGCTTTGGAGCAAGCTAAGGTCCAATCAGAGCAGGAGGGGGATCCAAAACAAGCCAACTTCAG GCTTAGTCCTTCCCCATTCAGCATTCTAGACCATGCTGAGGGCCCTGAGGAAATAGACCCCTTTTTCATGTTGGAGTCTTCAGAAAAGAGCAATGGCTGCTTTCTGGCTGTTCTCAAAAGAGAG CCTGAGCCAGTGGTCAAAGAGGCGCCACACGTTGTGCTTGTCAGAGCAAATGCCAAAGGCATATTGGACAGGATCGGTTCCAAACAGCATACCAGAAAAGAGCAGCGTGGCCACACCAACAAGATGACAAAACCATCCCAAGCTCACGCCTCTGTCAGTATTCAATCCAGAAACCAAGGGACCAAGGGCAGCAATGGTACTACTTTGTGTGGACATCTGGAATTTACTAACAGGCAGCAGTCATCTCAAG GACAAGCCAAAGCACTGCGCTTGCAGGCCTTAAAAAACACTGTGTCcagctccttctcttcctccaaaCCAGACAGCACACCCAAGAAAAGCATCAGCCCTGTCTTCAACATTACAACTTCCACCTCCACCCtacttcctccccctccccctgccACCCCACTGGCCCCGCTTGTCCGTCCCCGCAGAGTTCATCAGGAGGTGCTGAAGCCTGTGGTGCTTGTCCTACCTCCCGTTCACTTCCCCAGCTTCTTCCCACCTCAGCACAGCCGAACACGATTCAGCCCCAGCTTCAACTACAACAAGTGGAGGAGCCCTGCTCAAACTGTACCCCCCTCCCGATCCAGTCTCCTGAAGGATGCTATGGTCAAATCCAGGCCTCTGTTTTGA
- the LOC139330839 gene encoding amyloid beta precursor protein binding family B member 2 isoform X2: MAERKSAKAAAGSSSQTSSDVPLQEFPMPKTELVQKFHVLYLGMTSVSRPIGMDIINGAIDSLLSSTGKEDWTPVILSIADTTLAVIKEKEEEEEVLVECRVRFLSFMGVGRDVHTFAFIMDTGNQHFQCHVFWCDPNAGSVSEAVQAACVLRYQKCLVARPPSQRAGSSSAPSPDSVTRRVTTSVKRGVQSLIDTLKTKKQPSELPQQ; this comes from the exons ATGGCTGAAAGGAAAAGTGCCAAGGCTGCAGCTGGCAGCTCCTCCCAGACCAGCTCCGATGTACCCCTACaag agtttCCCATGCCAAAGACCGAGTTGGTGCAGAAGTTTCATGTGCTGTATCTGGGTATGACGTCTGTGTCTCGCCCCATAG GTATGGACATCATAAATGGGGCCATAGACAGCCTCCTGTCCTCCACAGGCAAAGAGGACTGGACTCCTGTCATCCTCAGCATTGCTGACACCACTCTGGCTGTCATCAAAGAAAAG gaagaggaagaggaggtgttGGTGGAGTGCCGTGTACGTTTCTTGTCCTTCATGGGCGTGGGACGGGATGTGCACACATTTGCCTTCATTATGGACACTGGGAACCAGCATTTCCAGTGCCATGTGTTCTGGTGTGATCCCAACGCAGGCAGTGTGTCTGAAGCAGTGCAGGCAGCATGTGTG ctgcGGTACCAGAAGTGTCTGGTGGCACGGCCGCCCTCCCAACGTGCTGGCTCCTCTTCCGCGCCCTCTCCAGACTCAGTGACGCGCCGGGTGACCACCAGCGTGAAACGTGGCGTCCAGTCTCTCATAGACACTCTGAAAACCAAGAAACAGCCGTCAGAACTCCCCCAGCAATGA